One Echinicola strongylocentroti DNA window includes the following coding sequences:
- a CDS encoding GH3 family domain-containing protein — protein sequence MAILGTLLKKGIRLRESLEQEYSSPLELQKQELKKLLITASKTQMAEKYEFKAILSQFPKAGDDFYRAYSERVPIYDYDKIYEEWWHKLQEGQKNVTWPKAIKYFALSSGTSGSASKYIPITKEMVKAIRKTGVRQLLTLSKYDLPSKLFNKGILMLGGSTDLEFNGTYFAGDLSGITAGNLPIWFQRFYKPGQEIARNKNWGEKLEQIVENAPKWDIGIIVGVPAWLQILIEKIIDRYQVDTIHDIWPNLTIFVHGGVSFEPYKKGFEKLLAKPLIYLETYLASEGFLAFQALPDRSSMRLVLNNGIFYEFVPFNGLYFDENSELRSGVQPLKIDEVEEGVDYAILISTCAGAWRYMIGDVIRFVSLAASEIVITGRTKHFLSLCGEHLSVDNMNKAVKMAEDELNIHIREFTVLGVPHGTLFAHRWFIGTDDEVDSDQLCAVIDNNLKMLNDDYVTERKHALKEVRLDVLPSAVFYDWMREQGKEGGQHKFPRVLKGPRMEAWLEFLEKQ from the coding sequence ATGGCTATACTAGGCACATTGCTAAAGAAAGGGATCAGACTACGGGAATCCCTCGAGCAGGAATACAGCTCTCCACTGGAACTTCAAAAGCAGGAATTGAAAAAACTGCTCATTACGGCCAGCAAAACCCAAATGGCCGAAAAATATGAATTCAAGGCCATACTTTCACAGTTTCCCAAGGCAGGAGATGATTTTTATAGGGCATATTCGGAGAGGGTACCTATTTATGATTATGACAAAATCTACGAAGAGTGGTGGCATAAGCTTCAAGAGGGACAAAAAAACGTCACTTGGCCCAAAGCCATCAAGTATTTTGCCTTGAGCTCAGGGACCTCGGGGAGTGCTTCCAAGTACATTCCCATTACCAAGGAGATGGTGAAGGCTATCCGTAAGACCGGGGTAAGGCAGCTGCTGACACTTTCCAAATATGACCTGCCTTCCAAGTTGTTTAACAAAGGTATCCTGATGCTGGGTGGTAGTACTGACCTGGAGTTTAACGGGACCTATTTTGCCGGTGACCTCAGTGGGATTACAGCCGGAAATCTGCCCATTTGGTTTCAGCGCTTTTATAAGCCTGGCCAAGAAATAGCCCGCAACAAAAACTGGGGAGAGAAGCTAGAGCAGATCGTGGAGAATGCACCAAAATGGGATATTGGCATCATCGTGGGCGTACCGGCTTGGTTGCAGATTTTGATCGAAAAGATCATCGACAGGTACCAAGTGGATACCATTCATGATATATGGCCAAACCTGACCATTTTTGTTCACGGCGGAGTGTCCTTCGAGCCCTATAAAAAAGGCTTCGAAAAACTACTGGCCAAACCATTGATTTACCTGGAGACTTACTTGGCAAGTGAGGGCTTTTTGGCCTTTCAGGCATTGCCAGACCGTAGTTCCATGCGATTGGTGCTGAACAATGGCATCTTTTACGAGTTTGTGCCTTTCAATGGACTTTACTTTGATGAGAACAGCGAGTTGAGAAGTGGCGTACAGCCTTTGAAGATCGATGAGGTGGAGGAAGGGGTGGATTATGCCATTTTGATCTCCACTTGTGCCGGGGCTTGGCGGTACATGATCGGCGATGTGATCAGGTTTGTCTCATTGGCAGCTAGTGAAATAGTGATTACGGGCAGGACGAAGCATTTTTTGAGCCTTTGCGGTGAGCACTTGTCTGTGGATAATATGAACAAGGCCGTGAAAATGGCCGAGGACGAGCTGAATATTCATATTCGGGAATTTACTGTTTTGGGCGTGCCTCATGGGACTTTGTTTGCCCATCGGTGGTTTATTGGTACAGATGACGAAGTGGATAGCGATCAGCTGTGTGCCGTGATTGACAATAACCTCAAAATGCTTAACGATGATTATGTGACCGAGCGAAAGCACGCGTTAAAGGAAGTCAGGCTGGATGTTCTGCCCTCTGCGGTATTTTATGACTGGATGCGCGAGCAGGGCAAAGAAGGAGGACAGCATAAGTTTCCTCGGGTACTGAAAGGCCCCAGAATGGAGGCTTGGCTGGAGTTTTTGGAAAAACAATAG
- a CDS encoding LysE family translocator, producing the protein MGGSLVEGIGMGLVLSLIIGPVFFALIQNSIEHGFRISMFMALGILLSDTVYVVISYFGVSFLTNNPAFKAGLGYVGGAIMIGFGLASFFKKGVSRPNSGGVSQKTPPRRRKGFLKGLSLNGVNPFVLLFWISIAGVVQLKKRYGPGDVFVFYVGMLLTVFSVDLLKVYIAKRLSKFITPRLMMHMNRAVGVILVVFGIRLLWYAVSKS; encoded by the coding sequence ATGGGGGGTTCACTGGTAGAAGGAATAGGCATGGGGTTGGTGCTGAGTTTGATCATTGGCCCCGTCTTTTTTGCGCTCATTCAGAACAGCATCGAGCATGGTTTCAGGATCTCGATGTTTATGGCTCTGGGAATTTTACTGAGCGATACCGTCTATGTGGTGATTTCCTATTTTGGCGTAAGCTTTTTGACCAATAACCCAGCGTTTAAGGCAGGGCTTGGGTATGTGGGCGGGGCGATCATGATAGGCTTTGGATTGGCCAGTTTTTTTAAGAAAGGAGTTTCCAGACCAAATTCAGGGGGAGTATCACAAAAGACACCTCCCCGTCGTAGAAAGGGCTTTTTAAAAGGGCTTAGCCTAAATGGTGTGAACCCTTTTGTGCTGCTTTTTTGGATCTCTATCGCAGGGGTGGTGCAGCTGAAAAAGCGGTATGGCCCAGGTGATGTTTTTGTGTTTTATGTGGGCATGCTGCTGACGGTGTTCAGTGTTGATTTGCTCAAAGTTTATATTGCCAAAAGGCTGAGTAAATTCATCACACCCAGGCTAATGATGCATATGAACAGGGCGGTAGGTGTGATATTGGTGGTTTTTGGGATTCGGTTACTTTGGTATGCGGTGAGCAAGTCCTGA
- a CDS encoding type II toxin-antitoxin system VapB family antitoxin, translating to MRTTLDIPEKLIREAMELTGARTKSQLIREALEAQVQQIKRKRLLTFKGAIDLDSVRKRKDG from the coding sequence ATGCGTACGACATTGGATATACCTGAAAAACTCATTCGTGAAGCAATGGAACTTACTGGTGCCCGGACCAAAAGTCAATTGATAAGAGAGGCCTTGGAAGCCCAAGTGCAGCAAATAAAAAGGAAAAGGTTGTTGACTTTTAAAGGGGCTATCGACTTGGATTCGGTAAGAAAGAGAAAAGATGGATAG
- a CDS encoding PIN domain-containing protein — MDRYMVLVDSSVWIDYFKKGENRLLDNLIEEDLVCTNELILTELGPFLNHRGRTDIWDSLQALPVIPLNIDWELIRRYQSINLQNGINKVGIPDLIILQQVIEEKITMFSFDEHFKLMARLLTFELIDAV; from the coding sequence ATGGATAGGTATATGGTGTTGGTGGACAGCTCCGTTTGGATCGATTATTTTAAAAAAGGAGAAAATAGGCTTTTGGATAATCTGATTGAAGAGGATTTGGTATGTACTAACGAGTTAATACTGACGGAGCTTGGGCCTTTTCTGAATCACCGCGGAAGAACCGATATCTGGGATAGTTTACAAGCTCTTCCAGTCATTCCATTGAATATCGATTGGGAGCTGATTAGAAGATACCAATCGATCAACTTACAGAATGGGATAAACAAAGTAGGTATTCCTGATCTCATTATTCTACAACAGGTCATTGAAGAAAAAATCACCATGTTTAGCTTCGATGAGCACTTTAAGCTAATGGCCCGGTTACTGACTTTTGAACTTATCGATGCTGTATGA
- a CDS encoding glycosyltransferase, with amino-acid sequence MDKERSVFELKMQNSGGSKKDRKTVLLDPFPAMGHVNAFLNLAEWLRRQGFSPVFLISYEYEEKVRQAGFDYYVVTPILLIPAKYEIKQEGVFRFFLDNLYKGREYSGKAFREKAEDTYAKVFRVEDCKLVLLDIHYKAKALFYHFKGIEVIQISTAMLPFRHLGSPPFQSSFVPYLGWFSALRVSVLWAMNRVKRDFRNSIDYILSLGQTDLNIMLKTYAQRKYTFERNRALGWGISGVPTVATYPKAFDLVDFSKRGDVFYLDELPCPAGMGLGDPRLVSIVTLKKIEGKCLVYCSLGTVTKEFQRDCERFFNKVLDVAKAKTKLHFILNIGQHFDVHKLDDLPDNVSVFDRVEQHRLLKEVDVMINHGGINSIKECIVNEVPMLVYPLSPYWDQPGCAARVVKCGLGLKGNIRKDSSRQLLGKLDTLFRNLHLYRSNIRTFLGQVDQDKSESVNRLIDLLNDE; translated from the coding sequence ATGGATAAAGAAAGAAGTGTTTTTGAACTAAAAATGCAAAACAGCGGAGGGTCAAAAAAAGATAGAAAAACCGTTTTGCTTGACCCTTTTCCTGCCATGGGGCATGTAAATGCCTTTTTGAATCTGGCTGAATGGTTGCGCAGGCAGGGATTTAGTCCCGTGTTTCTCATCAGTTATGAATATGAGGAAAAAGTAAGGCAGGCTGGTTTTGACTACTATGTCGTGACTCCGATACTATTGATCCCAGCCAAATACGAAATAAAGCAGGAAGGGGTATTTAGGTTTTTTCTGGATAACCTCTATAAAGGACGGGAATACTCCGGGAAGGCGTTTAGGGAAAAAGCTGAAGATACCTACGCTAAGGTTTTTAGGGTAGAGGACTGCAAACTGGTGTTGCTTGACATCCATTATAAAGCAAAAGCCTTGTTTTACCATTTTAAAGGGATCGAAGTAATACAAATATCCACAGCGATGCTTCCTTTCAGGCATCTGGGTTCTCCTCCTTTTCAGTCCAGCTTTGTCCCTTATTTGGGATGGTTTTCCGCCTTAAGAGTATCGGTTTTGTGGGCAATGAATAGGGTGAAACGGGATTTTCGAAATTCGATAGATTATATCTTAAGTTTGGGACAGACAGATCTGAATATCATGTTAAAGACCTACGCCCAGCGCAAATATACATTTGAACGCAATAGGGCGCTGGGTTGGGGAATAAGCGGGGTTCCAACAGTGGCTACCTATCCCAAGGCGTTTGATTTGGTGGATTTTAGTAAAAGAGGTGATGTCTTTTATTTGGATGAATTGCCTTGTCCTGCTGGGATGGGACTTGGCGACCCTCGGCTTGTAAGTATTGTGACACTTAAAAAGATTGAAGGGAAGTGTTTGGTCTACTGTTCGTTGGGTACGGTGACAAAGGAGTTTCAGCGTGATTGTGAGCGTTTTTTCAATAAAGTCCTTGACGTTGCCAAAGCAAAGACCAAGTTACATTTTATACTGAATATAGGCCAGCACTTCGATGTCCATAAGCTCGATGATTTACCTGATAATGTGTCGGTATTTGATCGGGTGGAGCAGCACCGGCTACTGAAGGAAGTGGATGTGATGATCAACCACGGCGGGATCAATTCCATCAAAGAGTGTATTGTTAATGAGGTGCCCATGCTTGTTTATCCACTGTCGCCATATTGGGACCAGCCAGGGTGTGCAGCCAGGGTAGTGAAGTGCGGTTTGGGGCTCAAGGGAAATATTCGCAAAGATAGTTCCCGACAGCTCTTGGGTAAACTGGATACCCTATTCCGAAACCTTCACCTGTATCGTTCGAATATCAGGACTTTCCTTGGGCAGGTAGATCAAGATAAAAGTGAAAGTGTCAACAGGTTAATTGACCTGTTAAATGATGAATAA
- a CDS encoding peptidase domain-containing ABC transporter codes for MSSLSAYYEGSISQEKLRESSGTTINGTTMLGLLQAAEKIGFEAKGFEAGIDHLKELSDPVILHVVVEGKQEHFVISYGFLEGRFVLGDPAKGILMYSENELAAVWQSKTLLTVTPGVNFQTHKTDKTNRWRWFKELIKEDIPILTVAMTLGILMALAGLSTAIFSQKLIDDFLPNHEKEKIVVGLAALALLLGLRALLGYIQGVFMARQGKELNIRLVKSFVQKIIRLPIPVLNGYSTGDLVARMNDSMRIRRTVALLTGNVAINVLVVLVSLGYILHLSWPVGLVCLIGLVFFTVVGIRFHKPILSFQKQVMEAHSQNEAQYLESLTGIHTVRSYGKEEVFQDRVNMVYGLYQGKSYDLAIVANKFGFFTQLVSAVFLSLMFALGVWMILEEHLLLGELMAVLAVGGGIIPGAASLIIANIQLQEAKVAFDRLYEIASLEKENPGRDTGMKGIHLGEQGNKLAMENVSFRFAGQRTILSDVNFSLDQGRMVALFGQVGSGKTTLVNLLQGFYTPEKGCLKIGDKTMDNWLLANWRKQLAVVSQTEKVFNTTILDNICLSHDAEEWRRCGEFLNQSGLERFFGQFDQGVMSLCGENGQNLSGGQRQLVAIARALYKQPMFLVLDEATSAMDFDTERQLLLLLKRAMYGHGMGVMLVTHRVGLAKQADRILILKQGSITGEGAHEALVRGNNEYAEAYQQIISETTK; via the coding sequence CTGAGCTCCCTTTCAGCATACTATGAGGGAAGTATCTCCCAAGAGAAGCTGCGGGAATCCAGTGGTACCACGATCAATGGAACCACTATGCTGGGGCTTTTACAGGCAGCCGAGAAAATTGGCTTTGAAGCAAAGGGCTTTGAGGCAGGTATTGACCACCTCAAGGAGCTTTCCGATCCAGTGATCCTCCATGTGGTGGTGGAAGGCAAGCAGGAACATTTTGTGATAAGTTATGGGTTTTTGGAAGGCCGTTTTGTGTTAGGAGATCCTGCCAAGGGCATCTTGATGTATTCTGAAAATGAGTTGGCGGCGGTTTGGCAATCCAAGACCTTGTTGACGGTCACACCAGGAGTGAATTTCCAAACCCATAAGACTGACAAAACGAACCGATGGAGGTGGTTTAAGGAATTGATCAAGGAGGATATTCCTATTCTTACCGTAGCCATGACCTTGGGGATACTGATGGCTCTGGCAGGATTGTCTACGGCCATTTTTTCGCAAAAGCTGATCGACGATTTTTTGCCAAACCACGAAAAGGAAAAGATAGTAGTTGGCCTCGCTGCCTTGGCTCTGCTGCTAGGCTTAAGGGCCCTATTGGGTTATATACAAGGGGTGTTTATGGCCAGGCAGGGAAAGGAACTTAATATTCGGCTAGTAAAATCCTTTGTCCAAAAGATCATTCGCCTGCCGATACCTGTCCTGAACGGTTACAGTACGGGCGACCTGGTGGCAAGGATGAATGATTCGATGCGAATCCGAAGGACGGTGGCCCTCCTGACCGGAAATGTTGCGATCAATGTCCTAGTGGTGTTGGTTTCCCTCGGGTATATTTTGCACCTCTCTTGGCCCGTTGGGCTGGTCTGTCTGATAGGCTTGGTTTTCTTTACAGTAGTGGGCATCCGCTTCCATAAGCCTATATTATCGTTTCAAAAACAAGTAATGGAGGCACACAGCCAAAATGAAGCCCAGTACCTGGAATCCCTAACAGGAATTCATACCGTGAGATCCTATGGCAAGGAGGAGGTATTTCAGGATCGGGTCAATATGGTCTATGGACTGTACCAAGGCAAAAGCTATGATTTGGCCATTGTGGCAAATAAATTTGGCTTTTTTACCCAACTCGTATCAGCAGTATTCCTAAGCTTGATGTTTGCATTGGGAGTGTGGATGATTTTGGAAGAACACCTATTGCTCGGCGAGCTGATGGCCGTATTGGCTGTAGGGGGAGGCATCATTCCCGGTGCGGCCTCCCTGATCATCGCCAATATCCAACTTCAGGAAGCTAAGGTGGCTTTTGACAGGCTTTACGAGATAGCCTCTCTGGAAAAGGAAAACCCAGGAAGGGATACGGGCATGAAGGGAATTCATTTGGGAGAGCAGGGAAATAAACTGGCCATGGAGAACGTATCCTTTAGGTTTGCCGGACAGCGTACTATTTTGTCTGATGTGAATTTTTCCCTGGATCAGGGGAGAATGGTCGCACTATTTGGGCAAGTAGGCTCGGGGAAAACGACACTGGTCAATTTGTTACAGGGATTTTATACACCAGAAAAGGGATGCCTTAAGATAGGGGACAAAACCATGGATAATTGGCTTCTTGCGAACTGGAGAAAGCAGCTGGCGGTAGTATCCCAGACCGAAAAGGTCTTTAATACTACGATACTGGACAATATCTGCCTGAGCCATGATGCTGAAGAATGGCGACGTTGCGGGGAGTTTTTAAACCAGAGTGGACTGGAAAGGTTTTTTGGGCAGTTTGATCAAGGGGTGATGAGCCTATGTGGAGAAAATGGCCAAAACCTCAGTGGAGGCCAGCGGCAGCTGGTGGCCATCGCACGGGCCCTTTATAAGCAACCAATGTTTCTGGTGCTGGACGAAGCCACTTCGGCGATGGATTTCGATACGGAGCGGCAGCTATTGCTGCTGCTGAAAAGAGCCATGTACGGCCATGGGATGGGGGTAATGCTGGTCACCCACCGGGTAGGGCTGGCAAAGCAAGCGGACAGGATACTGATCCTCAAACAAGGAAGCATTACCGGAGAGGGAGCCCATGAAGCACTCGTCCGGGGAAATAACGAATATGCAGAAGCCTATCAACAGATCATCAGCGAAACCACTAAATAA